Proteins encoded by one window of uncultured Sunxiuqinia sp.:
- a CDS encoding ABC transporter ATP-binding protein, with the protein MIKLNNIHKSYVMGNSKLHVLKGINLDIEQGEFVSIMGSSGSGKSTLLNILGMLDNHDEGSYYLNNQQIKDMSEKKAAQLRNELVGFVFQSFNLISFKNAMENVALPLYYKGVKRKRRNIIAMEYLDKLGLRDWAEHMPNEMSGGQKQRIAIARALISKPKLILADEPTGALDTTTSYEVMEILKEINNDGITVILVTHEHDIASMTKKIIRLKDGQIHEIIRNGDLSNFREAYTKELETI; encoded by the coding sequence ATGATCAAACTAAACAACATTCACAAATCCTATGTCATGGGTAACAGCAAGCTACATGTGCTCAAAGGCATCAATCTGGATATTGAGCAGGGAGAGTTTGTTTCCATTATGGGATCATCCGGTTCCGGCAAGTCAACCTTGCTTAATATACTAGGCATGCTCGATAACCACGACGAAGGAAGCTATTACCTGAACAACCAACAGATTAAAGACATGAGCGAAAAGAAAGCCGCCCAACTTCGCAATGAATTGGTTGGTTTTGTTTTTCAGTCCTTCAATCTGATCTCCTTTAAGAATGCTATGGAAAATGTTGCTCTTCCACTTTATTACAAAGGAGTAAAACGCAAAAGGAGAAACATCATAGCCATGGAATACCTCGACAAGCTTGGATTAAGAGATTGGGCTGAGCATATGCCCAATGAAATGTCGGGGGGGCAGAAACAGCGTATTGCTATTGCCCGGGCGTTAATCTCGAAACCAAAATTAATTTTGGCCGATGAACCAACAGGTGCTTTGGACACCACAACATCGTACGAAGTAATGGAGATTCTGAAAGAGATCAATAACGACGGAATCACCGTTATTCTTGTAACCCACGAGCACGACATTGCTTCGATGACTAAAAAGATTATTCGACTCAAGGATGGACAAATCCATGAAATTATTCGAAATGGAGACCTGAGTAACTTTAGGGAAGCCTATACGAAAGAATTGGAAACCATTTAG
- a CDS encoding ABC transporter permease translates to MFDIDKWQEIIATIKKNKLRTFLTGFAIAWGIFMLMVLLGAGNGLSNGVGSNFEGNATNAMWIWSRETSMPYQGLKAGRRIYFDMKDYDEIKKLDDIDKISARYFSNSRTYSFKNEYGQYTTQGCHPDYQDIEKLNIDEGRFINEIDIQYKRKVVVIGKDIKEALFKGIEPVGEYLNIGGVLYKIIGVYAESDPREGAQQGLIPITTAQLIFNIGDRIHNLSVTTKDLSKKESLQVEKKIRTLLAANHKVDVNDTRAIGIYNSLENYIETMNIFKAINIFIWLIGIGTLIAGIVGVSNIMLIVVKERTKEIGIRKAIGASPSSIIGLILLESVFITLLAGYIGMLFGISLMELINFVMEQQNSAASSGDQGEFTMFLNPTVDLRIAISSLLLLVGAGTLAGYIPAKRAASIKPIEALHNE, encoded by the coding sequence ATGTTCGATATTGACAAATGGCAAGAAATCATTGCCACCATCAAAAAAAACAAATTGAGAACTTTCCTTACCGGTTTTGCCATTGCATGGGGCATTTTTATGCTCATGGTATTGCTGGGTGCGGGAAACGGACTAAGCAATGGTGTAGGCTCAAATTTTGAGGGTAATGCAACAAACGCGATGTGGATTTGGAGCCGCGAAACAAGCATGCCCTATCAGGGACTAAAAGCAGGCAGAAGGATTTATTTTGATATGAAAGATTACGATGAAATAAAAAAACTGGATGACATCGATAAAATTTCAGCAAGATATTTTAGCAATTCACGTACCTATTCATTCAAAAACGAATACGGACAATACACCACACAAGGCTGTCATCCTGATTATCAGGATATAGAAAAACTAAACATTGACGAAGGCCGTTTTATCAACGAGATCGATATTCAATATAAACGAAAAGTAGTCGTCATTGGTAAAGACATTAAAGAAGCACTCTTTAAAGGAATTGAGCCGGTTGGAGAATATTTGAACATTGGAGGTGTACTCTATAAAATTATTGGTGTATATGCCGAGTCTGATCCGCGGGAAGGAGCACAACAGGGACTCATCCCTATTACAACTGCTCAATTAATATTTAACATTGGTGATCGCATTCACAATCTGTCTGTTACCACCAAAGATCTTTCTAAGAAAGAGAGCCTTCAAGTTGAAAAGAAAATTCGCACACTGCTTGCGGCAAATCATAAGGTTGACGTAAACGATACCAGGGCAATTGGTATCTACAATTCGTTGGAAAATTACATCGAAACCATGAATATCTTTAAAGCCATAAATATCTTTATATGGCTAATAGGCATCGGGACACTCATCGCCGGCATTGTTGGGGTTAGCAACATTATGCTCATTGTCGTAAAAGAGCGGACCAAGGAAATTGGTATTCGAAAAGCCATCGGAGCCTCACCTTCGTCAATTATTGGTTTAATCTTACTCGAATCGGTATTTATCACACTATTGGCTGGATATATCGGCATGCTATTCGGGATTTCACTGATGGAGCTCATTAACTTTGTGATGGAGCAACAAAACTCCGCTGCATCAAGCGGCGATCAGGGGGAATTTACAATGTTTTTGAACCCCACTGTTGATCTTCGTATTGCAATTAGCTCGTTACTACTTTTGGTTGGCGCCGGTACCTTGGCCGGATATATTCCCGCGAAACGAGCAGCATCAATAAAACCGATTGAAGCACTCCATAACGAATAA
- a CDS encoding ATP-binding protein, whose protein sequence is MMKKKRDRVRIEEMIEVIMKVGQGDLSVQLELSEKYDLLDSLAMGLNMMIDDLGSTHATEVQNEKFKQINIELEKAIDKAQESERLKTAFLANMSHEIRTPLNSILGFSELLSPDLGKAQFGVYSEIIRNSGIQLLQIIDDILDFSKLESKQLPLFLSLCNINKIMHEVYITQKQSKKLRQSNTIQLKEPEIELSNDIYLKTDPVRLKQILNNLINNAIKFTKEGFVEFGYSIKAGSRGEMIEFYVKDTGIGISDMKKKAIFERFIQVESFSMKEGNGLGLSICKGLVELLGGGIWVESNLDEGSCFYFTLPFSGQGEMVMPEQGEQDNGKWNLSGSKIFIAEDNLNSLTYLEEVLLIEGVFVKTALDGQSLLELLKEDTPDLILLDINMPVKNGYETIAEIRKNGLTMPIIAQTAYAMPEERSTILAAGCTDYISKPIQRMKLLSLISEVLKNNPI, encoded by the coding sequence ATGATGAAGAAAAAGAGAGATAGAGTTCGAATTGAGGAGATGATTGAGGTGATTATGAAGGTTGGGCAGGGCGACCTTTCTGTTCAACTGGAGTTGTCGGAAAAATATGATCTCTTGGATTCGCTTGCCATGGGATTAAATATGATGATTGATGATTTAGGAAGCACCCATGCAACTGAAGTTCAAAATGAAAAATTCAAACAGATCAATATCGAACTGGAAAAGGCAATCGACAAAGCGCAGGAAAGCGAACGGTTAAAGACCGCATTTTTGGCTAATATGAGTCATGAAATCCGAACACCACTTAATTCAATTCTTGGGTTTTCCGAATTGCTATCCCCTGATTTAGGAAAAGCACAATTCGGGGTTTATAGCGAAATCATTAGGAATTCAGGAATTCAATTGCTTCAGATTATTGACGATATTCTTGATTTTTCAAAATTGGAATCAAAACAACTACCATTATTTCTCAGCCTTTGCAATATCAATAAGATTATGCATGAGGTCTATATCACCCAAAAACAAAGCAAAAAGCTTCGCCAAAGTAATACGATTCAGTTAAAGGAACCGGAAATTGAATTGTCAAATGATATTTATTTGAAAACGGATCCAGTGCGGTTGAAACAAATTCTGAATAACTTGATTAATAATGCCATAAAGTTTACGAAAGAAGGATTTGTTGAATTTGGCTATTCCATAAAAGCAGGATCGAGAGGCGAAATGATTGAGTTCTATGTAAAAGATACCGGGATTGGTATTTCTGATATGAAAAAGAAGGCCATCTTTGAACGGTTTATTCAGGTCGAAAGTTTCTCGATGAAAGAAGGTAATGGGCTGGGGCTGAGTATTTGCAAAGGATTAGTTGAATTGCTTGGTGGAGGTATTTGGGTTGAATCGAATCTGGACGAGGGTAGTTGCTTTTATTTTACCTTACCTTTTTCGGGTCAAGGTGAAATGGTGATGCCAGAACAGGGAGAGCAAGACAACGGTAAATGGAATCTTAGCGGAAGCAAAATTTTTATAGCGGAAGACAATTTGAACTCATTAACTTACCTAGAAGAGGTTTTACTTATTGAGGGCGTGTTTGTTAAGACAGCGTTGGATGGTCAGTCATTGCTAGAGCTATTGAAGGAGGATACTCCGGATTTGATTTTGCTTGATATCAATATGCCTGTTAAAAATGGTTATGAAACGATTGCTGAAATTCGCAAAAACGGATTGACTATGCCGATTATTGCACAAACAGCTTATGCCATGCCCGAAGAAAGAAGTACGATTTTGGCTGCTGGCTGTACTGACTATATTTCGAAACCGATTCAGAGAATGAAATTATTATCGTTGATTAGCGAGGTATTGAAGAACAATCCCATCTAG
- a CDS encoding STAS/SEC14 domain-containing protein, with product MGDIDEEIEVREISDKEIWVKTNKFSIIHDNIIYVIAVGEQTTEFAKAQAEICMKMSGLIKGKVNFLIDLNKSGKNTPGARKTWKILTEHDNTEKVATFGLHPVAKVIASFVIRASSGNKMRFFSTKEEAIAWLKE from the coding sequence ATGGGAGATATTGATGAAGAAATTGAGGTGAGAGAAATAAGTGATAAAGAAATATGGGTCAAAACAAATAAATTTTCCATAATCCATGATAACATTATCTATGTAATTGCAGTTGGCGAGCAGACAACCGAATTCGCTAAAGCACAAGCTGAAATCTGCATGAAGATGTCTGGTTTAATTAAAGGGAAAGTGAATTTTCTGATCGACTTGAATAAGTCAGGAAAAAACACTCCGGGAGCTAGAAAAACGTGGAAAATTTTGACTGAGCATGATAATACGGAAAAAGTTGCCACCTTCGGACTTCATCCGGTTGCAAAAGTAATCGCCTCGTTTGTTATACGAGCTAGCAGTGGCAACAAAATGCGTTTTTTCTCAACAAAAGAGGAAGCCATAGCATGGTTGAAAGAGTAA